From Rhodohalobacter mucosus:
TTCGTTGTTCACTATAATAATGACAAACGGACGCTTCAGATCTCTGAGGGAGAGAAGTGCATTGGAATCGTGCAGACATGCAATATCCCCTGCAATACACGCGGTGGGTCGGTCCGAAGCAAGGTGGATACCAAGTGCCGTGGAAAGGATTCCGTCAATTCCTGCAGCTCCCCTGTTCACAAATTGATGTGGATCGGGACGGCCAAACAAGGCCATATCCCTCGGAATGAACGAGTTCGAAAGCATGACATTCCATTCTGACCTCAGTTTATTGGAAATAAATCGTATAACATGACCATCACTGAGCTTTTTTGGGTCAGACATCGTCCGCTCAAGTTCATTCTTGGCCGTCTTATCGATCTCTTTCCACTTCTCCAGCCAATTCATTTCGGTATTTCCGGCGGAGTAGGGGCCGGAAGGTAATTCAATCTGATCGTCAGGTGTGCAGAATATGCTGAAACTGGAGCTCATTGACTGATCCTGCGGCTGGATTCTTGACACAAAATGAATCACAGGGATCCCTTCTGTACCCCATGCATCGAACGCCGAGAGGAGTGATTTTGTAAAGGGCTGATCGCCGAAACGGATGATAAGATCCGGTTGGAGACTCTCAAGATGTTCCGGGTTTCGAAGGATCTGCTCAAAGCGATTAACGGTCAAAGATTCGTCTGCCTGCAGGGAGGCACCGGGTTCCATGAGCACCGGTGCACTCAGTGTGTGAATTACTTTTTGAAAGGTATTGCGAAGCGCATGATGCGGATTCGCAGGACCGGCTACAATCAGGGGTCGTTCTGCCTTTTGGATCAGACGATTGACTGTTTCGGGTAAATGTAAAGTCCGCCTTACGGAATCGGAATCGGAATCGGTGTTGGTGTCGCTCTTACGTTCGGGATGCCTGCTGTTCAGGGTCATCTCCGTCTTAATGTCATCCATTTCCGGTTCAAGCGGCTTTCTGAAGGGCAGGTTGATGTGTGCAGCACCTCCTGCACGGATCGATTCTTCAACCGCCTGGCGGGCCAGCCATGAAAGACGCTTCAGGTCCGCAGCGCCTCCGGACGGTTCACCCGCTTCGTGGAAAAATATGGCCTGATCTCCAAAAAGCTTGATCTGGTCGATGGTTTGTGAACTGCCTATGCCTCTGAGGATGGGAGGCCTGTCGGCAGTGAGCACGATAAGCGGAACACCCGATTGACGAGCCTCGATAACAGCCGGCATGTAGTTGGCGCCTGCCGTACCGGATGTGCAGATCAGTACAGCGGGGGTTCCGGTTGCCTTACCGATTCCAAGAGCCATAAATCCGGCCGATCGCTCATCAATCACGACATGTTTTTGAAAACCCTTGTGAATGGCAGCGGCCATGGCCAACGGGGTAGAGCGGGAGCCGGGCGACAGTACCATATGTCGGACACCCTTTTCATAGAGGGATCGAAACAGATGTGATGACCATTTCAGATGGCTGTTCATGGTACTCAGCTCTGTTAACCCGAGAGGGATTCAAGCATCGGTCTGAACTTCAGAATAGTCTCCTTCCACTCTTTTTCAGGATCCGAATCTGCTACAATTCCGCAGCCAGCATAGAGTACAGCACGGTTTTTATGCAGCAGTGCACTACGAATGGCGACGGCAAACTCTCCCCATCCGTTCAGATTGAACCACCCAATGGGAGCTGCATACCAGCCGCGGTCGAGCTGCTCAATGTCATAGATATGAGAGACGGCCTCGTCTCTGGGGAAGCCGCCGACAGCCGGTGTGGGGTGCATCTCACTGATCAGTTCATGAATCTGCACGCCTTTTTTAATAGAAGCGGAAATAGGTGTGAAGAGATGCTGAACGTTGTTCAGTTTCTTGATTTCGGGTTTTTTGGGATGGTTGATGCGCTTGCTGTACTTCTTCAGATTGTCATTGATGGCGCGTATAACAAACTCGTGCTCACTGCGGTCTTTTCTGCTCTTCATGAGTTTCTGGGCAAGTGCTGCATCTTCCAGGGCACTTTTACCCCGCGATGTGCTGCCTGCGAGACCTTCCGTCCTGAAAGTATTATTACGGAACGACGCCAGACGTTCGGGGGTGGCTCCCACAAAAGCGGTATCAGAATCTTTCTGAACCAGAAAATTGAAGCACTCAGGATATTTTTCGCGAAGCTTGTAAGTGATATGCGTAAAGACGGGTGAAGATTTTGATTCCACGGTGAGGGGTCTGGCCAATACAATCTTTTCAAACCGTTTTTCACGTATCATCTCTCTCGCCAGTTCCACTTTACGTATCCAGGCCTGATGTTCATCGGGCGACTGCAGCGTGCATAAAACTCCGGAATCCGTTGTTTCCGATTTGAGGTTACTCAGAACTTCTCCCGAGAGGTGGATGAATTCCGTTATTCTGCTGATGATCTGCTGATAAATATCATGGGGCTTTGAATTCTTCTTGTCAATGGTGAGCGTAAGCAGATGAAGATCCTCGCTTTTAACAAGCATCCATTCGGGCAGCACAAAGCGGGCTGCACCGAACTTTTTCCAGACCCGTCCGATATTGTGATTGTCAAACGAGTATCCACCCAGAAAAAGCGGACCCGCCATGGAGTGTCTTACCGCGGTATATGCGTCAATTTCTCCCTTAAGTCCGGCTGTTTGCTGAGCGATTTCTTCAAATCGGTCAATACCGGTAGCCTTCAGTTCGCGCACTTTTCCCGCAGCGGATATGGAGATTTTATTATCCGGGTGATCCCAGTAAAACTTCTCTTCATAATCCGGGTTGAGCTCCAGCGCGGCAAGCGGGTCGATAGGCGCTATGGGAAGTGTGACTGTAAGCAGGGGGGAAGGAGAATCACCAATCTGTTTGAGAAATTTGGTGAAATCCTGCGAGTCAATCGCTTCAATAAATTCTGTAGGGATGATATTTTCCGGAAATTCTGAATTCATAGATCAAATTGCATCTAAACTTTCAATGTTTTCAATATAAATTGAAAGTTTATCATTCCAAAACGATTTATGAGGCTATGTTATTGAAGGGCAACAGTCTCTAAAGAGGCAGATTTTCCGGGGATGCCATAAAAATCTGCTGTTATCTCTACTCCGCATCGTCAAACTGGCCCGTTTTAAACGGATTCCTGATCCCGTAATCTTCAGGATTATACTCAGCAAGCTCGTAATAATAGTCCCAGGCGAGTTCGCTTTGTCCTTTTTTATCAACCCAGTTGGGGTGGCTCTGTTTGATCAGGCCAACCACACGTTTGGCATAACGTATACGTTCATCCTGGTCTTCAATTCGGGGGATTGCGGCAATCATAAGATCCAGATTGTATCCGCAGTCGTAATCTTTCGGCTTATTCTGTTTGAGAAACATCGTACGAATTAAGATAAGGCAACCGGCTAAACCCAGTGCTGGAGAGTGCGCGGCTTATTTTTGCTGTAAGAATTAAATTACAGGTTTTTGAAGAGGAAAGTAAACCAAATTTCGGTCCCCCGGCAAGGGGGGCGGGTTGCACAGCGGCCTGCTAAAGAGTAATTGATATGCCTTCGGGTTCGGGCATCAAAAATTAGTATATTCCCGCAAAAAAAGAGCAGAACTGCTAAAAGCAACCATTATATGATTTACAATTCCATAATTGATGTGATAGGGAATACCCCGCTGGTACGTTTGCATCGTGTGACGGGTGACCTGAAACTGACAGTTGCCGCAAAGGTGGAGTACCTGAATCCGGGACAAAGTGTGAAAGACCGGATTGCGGTAAAAATGATAGACGATGCCGAACAGAAAGGCCTGCTTAAGCCCGGCGGAACGATTATTGAAGGCACATCCGGAAATACGGGCATGGGGCTGGCGCTGGTTGCAGCGGTACGCGGATACAAGTGTATTTTTACAACAACGGATAAGCAAAGCCAGGAGAAAATTGACCTGCTGCGCGCACTCGGTGCCAAAGTGGAAGTTTGTCCGACCAATGTGGCGCCCGATGATCCGAGGAGCTATTACTCGGTAGCCAAAAGGCTGAGCCGTGAGATCCCAAATTCATACTATCCGAATCAGTACGATAACCCGAGCAACTCAAGGGCGCATTATGAAACAACGGGGCCCGAAATATGGGAGCAGACGGAAGGCAGGGTTACGCACTATGTGGCGGGAATGGGCACCGGCGGCACCATCACAGGTGCATCCACATATCTGAAAGAGAAAAATCCCGACATACAGGTTGTGGGAGTGGACAGTGTGGGATCTGTTTACAAGAAGTATTTTGAAACCGGTGAGTTTGATGAAGATGAAATTAAACCCTACATCACCGAAGGCATTGGAGAGGATATCATTCCGGGCAACGTAAACATGGATCTGATCGATGCGGTGGTTCAGGTAGGCGACAAAGATGCGATGCAGATGACCCGCCGCCTTGCTAAAGAAGAAGGGCTGTTTATCGGCGGCTCATGCGGGGCTGCCGTTTTCGGGGCACTGCAGTATGCCCGAGAGCAGAATCTTGGAGAAAATGATGTGATGGTAGTGATTCTGCCCGACAGCGGTACGCGATATATTTCAAAAATATACAATGATAACTGGATGCGGGAGCACGGTTTTATGGAA
This genomic window contains:
- the menD gene encoding 2-succinyl-5-enolpyruvyl-6-hydroxy-3-cyclohexene-1-carboxylic-acid synthase, whose product is MNSHLKWSSHLFRSLYEKGVRHMVLSPGSRSTPLAMAAAIHKGFQKHVVIDERSAGFMALGIGKATGTPAVLICTSGTAGANYMPAVIEARQSGVPLIVLTADRPPILRGIGSSQTIDQIKLFGDQAIFFHEAGEPSGGAADLKRLSWLARQAVEESIRAGGAAHINLPFRKPLEPEMDDIKTEMTLNSRHPERKSDTNTDSDSDSVRRTLHLPETVNRLIQKAERPLIVAGPANPHHALRNTFQKVIHTLSAPVLMEPGASLQADESLTVNRFEQILRNPEHLESLQPDLIIRFGDQPFTKSLLSAFDAWGTEGIPVIHFVSRIQPQDQSMSSSFSIFCTPDDQIELPSGPYSAGNTEMNWLEKWKEIDKTAKNELERTMSDPKKLSDGHVIRFISNKLRSEWNVMLSNSFIPRDMALFGRPDPHQFVNRGAAGIDGILSTALGIHLASDRPTACIAGDIACLHDSNALLSLRDLKRPFVIIIVNNEGGNIFRMLPVSRYSDYYTEYFETPQNVQFERLAQAHGLTYKFVDTPDALLSLDLQKAPKGALIIECKTDPDASMDIRQRLWNFGSLPDK
- a CDS encoding isochorismate synthase, whose translation is MNSEFPENIIPTEFIEAIDSQDFTKFLKQIGDSPSPLLTVTLPIAPIDPLAALELNPDYEEKFYWDHPDNKISISAAGKVRELKATGIDRFEEIAQQTAGLKGEIDAYTAVRHSMAGPLFLGGYSFDNHNIGRVWKKFGAARFVLPEWMLVKSEDLHLLTLTIDKKNSKPHDIYQQIISRITEFIHLSGEVLSNLKSETTDSGVLCTLQSPDEHQAWIRKVELAREMIREKRFEKIVLARPLTVESKSSPVFTHITYKLREKYPECFNFLVQKDSDTAFVGATPERLASFRNNTFRTEGLAGSTSRGKSALEDAALAQKLMKSRKDRSEHEFVIRAINDNLKKYSKRINHPKKPEIKKLNNVQHLFTPISASIKKGVQIHELISEMHPTPAVGGFPRDEAVSHIYDIEQLDRGWYAAPIGWFNLNGWGEFAVAIRSALLHKNRAVLYAGCGIVADSDPEKEWKETILKFRPMLESLSG
- a CDS encoding DUF4290 domain-containing protein, whose amino-acid sequence is MFLKQNKPKDYDCGYNLDLMIAAIPRIEDQDERIRYAKRVVGLIKQSHPNWVDKKGQSELAWDYYYELAEYNPEDYGIRNPFKTGQFDDAE